The genomic stretch GGACATGGACTCCAAGTTGTAGGCATCGCTGATCATTTGGCTATTGCTCCATGTTCCATCAGGGAATTTTACCGGGAAGATTGGAGGCATTTCGATCATGGTCCTTCTTGGGGTCTGGCCACCACCGCCTTCTTCGAACTCGGTATCCTTAACATCGTTTACAAGAAGGTTTACACCCAATTTCAACCAATCTTTTGGAGTAACATCATATGCAATTTTACCGCTGATCCTATCCAATTCGTTGTTCAGCATTATTCCTTCTATATGGGAATAGTTCAAGAACACCCCGATGGATGATTTTTCACTTCCCTGCTGAATGGATAATTGGTGATTATTGGAGTACGCTGTTCTAGTAGCTTCATCTTGCCAATCGGTATCGTAAAGTGGATTGCCTTGCGCATCGAACAAATTGGGATCGTTTGTGGTGAACACCGGAGCAGGGTCGCCAGGACGGTACTTTGGTGTATTCTCCATACCTGTACGAACTACTTCCAACCACTCTTCAGCGTTCAGCAAATCCATTTTCTTACGGATGCTTCCCACACTTAAGAAACCATCGTAACCAATACTTATCTTTTCATCTTTTGAACCCCTTTTGGTCGTAATCAAAACTACACCATTGGCACCCCTGGCACCATAAATGGCTGCGGATGATGCATCTTTCAGCACCTCCATACGCTCAATATCGTTCGGGTTAATGAACTGGATATCGTCCATTACAACGCCATCAACAACATACAATGGATCTGTTGAGGAATTGATGGTCCCAACACCACGAATCACAATTCTTGGGGATCCCGTAGGTGAACCTGAGTTCAAGAATACGTTTACACCGGCCACTTTACCTCTCATTCCCTGAAGGGGATTGCTCACCGGAGCTTGTAAAAGTGTTTCGCTGTCCACTGCACCAACGGCCCCAGTAAGATCGGATTTCTTTTGGGTACCGTAACCCACAACGACCACCTCATCGAGTGCGGCAACATTTTCCTTAAGGGTTACATCTATGGTCTGTTCCCCGGTAACCTCGATTTCTTGGGTCACAAAACCTATATAACTGAACATAAGCACATCACCGGCATCTGCCATAATGCTATAGTTCCCGTCAAAATCGGTAGTGGTTCCCTTGGAAGTACCTTGTACCAGTATCGACACCCCGGGAATCGGAGTACCGGCATCGTCAGTGACCTTTCCGTTTACGGTAAACTGCACATTTGTTCTAATGAGCTCGTTGATTCTGTCAGGGCTCAAGGCCGTAGGCACTTTATCAACATTGTGCTTGCTTAAGAGGCTTTCAATTTTATCCTTGATCTCTGGGTTGTTCTTTGGAAAAAGAATAATCTGGTTCCTAACAAAGCTAAAAGCGATATCGGACTCGGAGAAGAGTTCGTTCAATACATCGTCCAATGTTTTGTTTTCGACTTTAAGCGTTTTTTTGGAATAGACATCCACAATGCTGTTGTTGTAGAAAAAACTATAATCGCTCTTGCGTTCGATTTCGTTCAATATCCGCTTTAATCTTACATTGTTTGCCTCCAGCGAAATGCTTTGTGCATTTGCTTCCGAAGCAAATAACTTGGCCAAAGTAAGCGCCACTAAGATCAAATAGATTTTCATTATCCTGATAATTGGGACCTTTGGTAAAAAAAGTTCCTTTTTTTCCATAATTTTGATGAGTTTACGATGTTTAATTACATTTTTATGTGGTTAAATAGTTTCTGAGAGGAGGGTGCGGGAACACTCTCCTCTCTCTTTTTGGGTCATTGCTTCATAAATAGTGTTATTTGGTTATTGTGCATTTTATAGAGTATAGGTGATGACACCTCAAAGAGGTCCAGGATCTGTTCAATACCAAGATTGTCGAACTCCCCGGTATATTTATAATCCATTATTCCTGGGGATTCTACCGATATATCAACCTTGTATTTTCTTTTTAAATCGCTTATTACCTGTCTGATGGGGGTCTCGTCATAAATAAGTTTGCCCTCCCGCCATGCGGTAAACTTTTTGGTCTGAACATTATCAACAATAAGTTTGTCGGCATCTTTGACATAGGTAGCCCTTTGTGAAGGTGCCAAAACCACGGTCTTTTGATTATGCTCTTCCACCACTTTTACCTTTCCGGACACCAAAGTCGTTTCCACATTTTGATCTTCGGGATAGGATTTAACATTAAAAACGGTGCCGAGTACCTGAATGTTCATTCCATTTTCGGTAGCCACAATAAATGGCTTTTCCGGATTATGGGCCACATCAAAAAATGCCTCTCCCTGAAGACTGACATCTCTAGATTCTTCCGAGAATTTTTCGGGGTAGGAAAATGTGGTGTTCGCATTCAACGTAACCTTTGTGCCATCGGACAAGGTTATGGTCTTGTTCTCCCCTATTGAGGTAGAGGCCAAAATTATCTGTGAAGATTTTTCTTCAAATTGTTCATTTGGAGAAAGCAGCGTATAGGCCAATGCCGCCATTATCATGACGCAGGCTGCATATCCTACATATTTATACCAATCGGCAAATTTTCTTTTGGGCCCTGTTACGTTTTTATGCTCACCTTCTTTTAGCAGTTTGGCCACATGCCTTGCTTTCAGAACATGATAACGCCGTTGTTGCTTAGGGTTCTTGAGCAACCACTTTACAACCTCAGCCTTTTTTTTGTCTGATAGCCGACCTTCTACCAGTGCATTTATATCCTTGTTGTTCATTGCTTATTAGGAACAGTATTCAATAGCAGGACGTAAAAAGTAGGGTCACCCCCTAGTCGGAAAGTAAATTTTATAAAAACAAAGAGGGCAGATACTCGCTCAGGGCCAC from Flagellimonas oceani encodes the following:
- a CDS encoding FecR family protein produces the protein MNNKDINALVEGRLSDKKKAEVVKWLLKNPKQQRRYHVLKARHVAKLLKEGEHKNVTGPKRKFADWYKYVGYAACVMIMAALAYTLLSPNEQFEEKSSQIILASTSIGENKTITLSDGTKVTLNANTTFSYPEKFSEESRDVSLQGEAFFDVAHNPEKPFIVATENGMNIQVLGTVFNVKSYPEDQNVETTLVSGKVKVVEEHNQKTVVLAPSQRATYVKDADKLIVDNVQTKKFTAWREGKLIYDETPIRQVISDLKRKYKVDISVESPGIMDYKYTGEFDNLGIEQILDLFEVSSPILYKMHNNQITLFMKQ